The Winogradskyella schleiferi genome contains the following window.
TGATTCCGATAGTAGCGGCGAGCGAAATCGGATTAGCCCAAACCAGTATTGTTACGGCAATGCTGGGGTTGTAGGACCACGATATTTGAACCATGATGAATTAGAACGCTTTGGAAAGAGCGACCATAGAGGGTGATAGTCCCGTATAGGTAAAGATTGGCAAGATAGTGGTATCCTGAGTAGTGCGGGGCACGTGAAACCCTGTGTGAATCTGTGGGGACCATCCCATAAGGCTAAATACTCCTGAGAGACCGATAGTGAACTAGTACCGTGAGGGAAAGGTGAAAAGAACCCTGAATAAGGGAGTGAAATAGAACCTGAAACCATACGCTTACAAGCGGTCGGAGCGGATTTATCCGTGACGGCGTGCCTTTTGCATAATGAGCCTACGAGTTACCGTTGCTAGCAAGGTTAAGTACTTAAGGTACGGATCCGTAGCGAAAGCGAGTCTGAACAGGGCGCTTTAGTTAGTAGTGGTAGACGCGAAACCGTGTGATCTACCCATGGGCAGGGTGAAGCTGTGGTAACACACAGTGGAGGCCCGAACCGGTTGACGTTGAAAAGTCTTCGGATGACCTGTGGGTAGGGGTGAAAGGCCAATCAAACTCGGAAATAGCTCGTACTCCCCGAAATGCATTTAGGTGCAGCGTTGATTTATAGTTTTATAGAGGTAGAGCTACTGATTGGATGCGGGGGCTTCACCGCCTACCAATTCCTGACAAACTCCGAATGCTATAAAATGTTGATCAGCAGTGAGGGCATGGGTGCTAAGGTCCATGTCCGAGAGGGAAAGAACCCAGACCATCAGCTAAGGTCCCCAAATGTATGTTAAGTTGAATAAACGAGGTTGGATTGCACAGACAGCTAGGATGTTGGCTTGGAAGCAGCCATTCATTTAAAGAGTGCGTAACAGCTCACTAGTCGAGCGATCCGGCATGGATAATAATCGGGCATAAACATACTACCGAAGCTATGGACTTGTAAAAGTGGTAGGGGAGCATTGTAGTGTCGTCGAAGGTGTGCTGTGAGGCATGCTGGAGAAGCTACAAAAGAAAATGTAGGCATAAGTAACGATAATGCGGGCGAGAAACCCGCACACCGAAAGACTAAGGTTTCCTCAGCTATGCTAATCAGCTGAGGGTTAGTCGGGACCTAACGCGAACCCGAAAGGGGTAGTGGATGGACAACAGGTTAATATTCCTGTACCTGCTCACACTAAAAGTGACGGAGGCGAAAAGTTAGTGCGTACTGACGGAATAGTACGTTGAAGCCAGTGGCAACACGGCGATAGTACACTGAGACTACGGTCAAGGTGATAATCTAGCAAATCGACTTCCAAGAAAAGCGAGTGAAGCAGCCCGTACCCTAAACCGACACAGGTAGTTGGGATGAGAATTCTAAGGTGCTCGAGAGATTCATGGCTAAGGAACTAGGCAAAATGGACGCGTAACTTCGGGAGAAGCGTCGCCCCCTTTTGGGGGGCCGCAGTGAAAAAGTCCAGGCGACTGTTTATCAAAAACACAGGGCTCTGCTAAATCGAAAGATGATGTATAGGGCCTGACACCTGCCCGGTGCTGGAAGGTTAAGTGGAGGGTTTAGAAGTTTACTTCGAAGATCTCAAATGAAGCCCCAGTAAACGGCGGCCGTAACTATAACGGTCCTAAGGTAGCGAAATTCCTTGTCGGGTAAGTTCCGACCTGCACGAATGGTGTAACGATCTGGACACTGTCTCAGCCATGAGCTCGGTGAAATTGTAGTATCGGTGAAGATGCCGATTACCCGCAGTGGGACGAAAAGACCCCGTGAACCTTTACTATAGCTTAGTATTGGCTTTGGATAAGTAATGTGTAGGATAGGTGGGAGACTTCGAAGCGGCGTCGCCAGGCGTCGTGGAGTCATTGTTGAAATACCACCCTTTGCTTATCTAGAGTCTAACCCCTAACCGGGGACAGTGCTTGGTGGGTAGTTTGACTGGGGTGGTCGCCTCCAAAAGAGTAACGGAGGCTTCTAAAGGTTCCCTCAGCACGCTTGGTAACCGTGCGCAGAGTGCAATGGCATAAGGGAGCTTGACTGAGAGACATACAGGTCGATCAGGTACGAAAGTAGAGCATAGTGATCCGGTGGTTCCGCATGGAAGGGCCATCGCTCAAAGGATAAAAGGTACTCCGGGGATAACAGGCTGATCTCCCCCAAGAGCTCATATCGACGGGGGGGTTTGGCACCTCGATGTCGGCTCGTCACATCCTGGGGCTGGAGAAGGTCCCAAGGGTTGGGCTGTTCGCCCATTAAAGTGGCACGCGAGCTGGGTTCAGAACGTCGTGAGACAGTTCGGTCTCTATCTACTGTGGGCGTTAGAAATTTGAGTGGATCTGACTCTAGTACGAGAGGACCGAGTTGGACGAACCTCTGGTGTACCTGTTGTTCCGCCAGGAGCATTGCAGGGTAGCTACGTTCGGAAGGGATAAGCGCTGAAAGCATATAAGCGCGAAACCCACCACAAGATGAGATTTCTTTAAAGGGTCGTGGTAGATGACCACGTCGATAGGCTACAGGTGTAAAGGCAGTAATGTCATAGCCGAGTAGTACTAATAACCCATAGGCTTATTGTCACTTCGACTTCGCCCGGTGACCAGTTTACCGGGCGGGTCTGTTTTTTTATGAATTACAATAATTATTTTATCTAATGTATCTCTTGACGATTTATCGTCTTTTCAATATGTCAACAATATTAGTGTTGATTATTTTATAACAGCCAAAGTCCCGGCCAAGACCGGGATAAAGACTTAAGGTGGTTATAGCGACGGGGCTCACCTCTTACCATTCCGAACAGAGTAGTTAAGCCCGTTTGCGCCGATGGTACTGCTTTACTGTGGAAGAGTAGGTCGCCGCCTTTTTTGAAGACCCTTGCTATTTATTTAGTGAGGGTTTTTTGTTTTGACCTATTTCTAGAATACAGAAGGCAATTTTATCATTTAATGAATATTCTTCAAAAAACTTTCAATCTCAGACTAAAATTTTGAGCTGATGAAAGAACCAAACAGAAGTAAATATAAATAAGACTATAGAATTCAGGGAATGTTGATGGCAAGTAGTTTATTAGATGATTTTACGAAAAACAAGCGTTCCAAAGGGAATCATTTGGAAGTGGCGCAGTAATTATGACTTCTACCTTTTTAACAGGATGAATAAAACATAGTGTTCTCGCATGCAAACTAATACTAGCGTCTTTATTGCTACGATCGAAGCCGTATTTTAAATCCCCTTTTATGGGACATCCAATAGATGATAATTGCACTCTAATTTGATGGTGTCTTCCCGTTTCTAAATCAACTTCTATTAGATAAAAATTATCAAGTTTTTGAATCACTTTATAACGGAGAATAGCTTTCTTAGTCCCGTCAACTTTTTTATTATAGGCTGTAGATTTATTGTTTTTAGGATTCTTTTTGAGCCAATGAACTAAAGTATCCTCAGTTTTTGGAGGTGCATTTTTCACCAAAGCCACATACGTTTTCTTCGCAGATTTTTCTGCAAAAAGTTTGTTCAGTCTTGGTAATGCCTTACTTGTTTTAGAAAAAAGCACTATACCTGTTGTTGGTCTATCTAAACGATGTACAACACCAAGGTAGACATTACCCTCTTTATTATATTTATCTTTTAAATAAGATTTAACGATTTCACTCAAAGGCTTGTCACCAGTTTTGTCACCCTGTACAATATCTCCAGCACGTTTATTAACGACAATTATGTGATTGTCCTCATGTAGCACTTGAAGATTTGTTTTATTTGAAAGAATTTTGTTTGACACGGATTTCACGGATTTTCACAGATTCTGAAATTTACCTCATTATTGCTATATACTGCTACTGAGAACTGACTTTTCTCCTCTAGGTAAATGACCTTAGACAAAGGGGCTTTTTAATATTGCTCTTCATCATTTGGGAAATCCTCGGATTTCACATCATTAACATACTGGCCTATAGCCTTTGTCATTTCTTCAAAAAGGTGCATATAGCGACGTAAAAAGCGTGGATTAAACTCATGTGTCATTCCTAACATGTCATGTAAAACTAAAACTTGGCCATCAACACCATCACCAGCACCAATGCCAATTACCGGAATTGAAACACTCTCAGCAACTTCTTTGGCCAACGCGGCTGGAATTTTTTCAACAACTATTCCAAAACAACCTAATTTTTCGAGCATCAAGGCATCTTCTTTTAATTGTTGCGCTTCTTGTTCTTCTTTAGCTCTAACCGTATATGTACCAAATTTATATATAGATTGAGGAGTCAAACCTAAATGTCCCATGACAGGAATTCCTGCATTCAAAATACGTTTTATAGAATCTTTGACTTCTTTTCCACCTTCCATTTTTACGGCATGCCCTCCCGATTCTTTCATGATTCTTATAGCAGAACGTAACGCTTCCTTAGGATCACTTTGGTAACTACCAAAAGGTAAATCAACAATCACTAAACTGCGATCAATTGCTCTAACTACAGAAGAGGCATGATAAATCATTTGATCTAGTGTGATAGGCAGTGTCGTTTCATGGCCTGCCATAACATTACTAGCAGAATCACCAACTAAAATAACATCAACACCTGCACCATCTACTATTTTTGCCATCGTATAATCGTAAGCTGTTAGCATCGATATTTTTTCACCTTTAGACTTCATATCTACTAAAGTCTTTACCGTAATTCTTTTATAGTCCTTTTTCGCTGTTGACATTGTGCTTTTATTAGTTAAATGTAAAAATAATGAGAATTGTTAAACTTTTCTTTAATTAAAGTCACAAATAATATTGAATCGATATTTTGAATTAAAACCGTGATTTGATAAAAACTTTTGAATTTGTGTTTTTACTAAAAGCTAACAGGTTGAATCATGCTTTCGAACACATCAAAGTAAATTGATATTTACGGACTTTCATCTTTTTAACAATCCGTCAAATGTACTCCAACTGCCAATCCACCTTCCGACGTTTCCTTATATTTCGTATTCATATCTTTTGCTGTTTCCCACATCGTATTCACAACTTTGTCTAAAGGGACTTTGACATTTTTGGGATCGGTATCCAGAGCTAATTCCGCAGCGCTTATCGCTTTAATGGCTCCCATAGAGTTTCGTTCTATACACGGAATCTGAACCAAACCACCAATAGGATCACATGTTAGACCTAAATGATGCTCCATGGCAATTTCTGCAGCTACTAATGCTTGCTCAGGTGTTCCACCTAATAATTCGCACAATGCTCCAGCTGCCATAGCAGAAGATACTCCGATTTCTGCTTGGCAACCACCCATTGCGGCGCTAATCGTCGCCCCTTTTTTAAAGATACTGCCAATTTCCCCAGCCACTAAAAGGAATTTTTTTACATGTTCAAAATCGGCATCATGGTTTTCTATAACCATATAATACATCAATACAGAAGGAATAACTCCAGCACTACCATTTGTAGGTGCAGTTACTACACGGCCTAGTGATGCGTTAACTTCGTTTACTCCCAACGCAAAACAACTTACCCATTTTAAAATCTGTCGAAATTTAACTTCCGTTTTCCTAATGGTTTCAAGCCATTCTTGAGGATTTTCATATTTGTAATCACCGATTAAATTTTTATGAATATCATATGCACGTCGTCTTACGTTTAGTCCTCCTGGTAAATTGCCTTCGGTATGACAGCCAACGTACATGCATTCTAACATGGTATTCCAAATCCGTTTTAATTCAAAATCAATTGAAGATTCTTCTCTAATCGATTTTTCATTTTCTAAAACTACCCCAGAAATAGGAAGTTGTAATTGGTTACAAAACTTTAATAACTCTTCTCCTTTTTCTACAGGATAAGGAAAGGTACAGTAGAAAATAATTTTATTGGCTTTCGATATTTTTCGTTCTTCCTGCACTACAAAACCACCACCAATAGAGTAGTAGGTCGATTTGTAATTTCGACCATTAATTGTGGCAGTAAATATCATTCCGTTAGAATGAAATGGTAAAAATTTACGATTGAAAATAATATGAGATTTAAAATCGAAAGGAATTGCTTTTTCGTTGTTAAATTTTAAGACCTCGTTTGTCTTTACATCATCAATTATAGTGCTAATACTATCAACAGGAATACGTTCTGGGTCAGCACCAGTTAATCCTAAAATTACAGCATAATCTGTGGCATGGCCTTTTCCCGTTAAAGACAAAGACCCATATAAATCGACAGTAATTTTTTCCACCTTATCAAACCGATTTTTACCTTTCAATTCTTTAATCCAACGTTCGGCAGCACGCCAAGGTCCCAAAGTGTGAGAACTTGAAGGACCAACTCCGATTTTAAGCATGT
Protein-coding sequences here:
- a CDS encoding RluA family pseudouridine synthase; translated protein: MSNKILSNKTNLQVLHEDNHIIVVNKRAGDIVQGDKTGDKPLSEIVKSYLKDKYNKEGNVYLGVVHRLDRPTTGIVLFSKTSKALPRLNKLFAEKSAKKTYVALVKNAPPKTEDTLVHWLKKNPKNNKSTAYNKKVDGTKKAILRYKVIQKLDNFYLIEVDLETGRHHQIRVQLSSIGCPIKGDLKYGFDRSNKDASISLHARTLCFIHPVKKVEVIITAPLPNDSLWNACFS
- a CDS encoding L-serine ammonia-lyase, whose protein sequence is MECISVFDMLKIGVGPSSSHTLGPWRAAERWIKELKGKNRFDKVEKITVDLYGSLSLTGKGHATDYAVILGLTGADPERIPVDSISTIIDDVKTNEVLKFNNEKAIPFDFKSHIIFNRKFLPFHSNGMIFTATINGRNYKSTYYSIGGGFVVQEERKISKANKIIFYCTFPYPVEKGEELLKFCNQLQLPISGVVLENEKSIREESSIDFELKRIWNTMLECMYVGCHTEGNLPGGLNVRRRAYDIHKNLIGDYKYENPQEWLETIRKTEVKFRQILKWVSCFALGVNEVNASLGRVVTAPTNGSAGVIPSVLMYYMVIENHDADFEHVKKFLLVAGEIGSIFKKGATISAAMGGCQAEIGVSSAMAAGALCELLGGTPEQALVAAEIAMEHHLGLTCDPIGGLVQIPCIERNSMGAIKAISAAELALDTDPKNVKVPLDKVVNTMWETAKDMNTKYKETSEGGLAVGVHLTDC
- the panB gene encoding 3-methyl-2-oxobutanoate hydroxymethyltransferase; this translates as MSTAKKDYKRITVKTLVDMKSKGEKISMLTAYDYTMAKIVDGAGVDVILVGDSASNVMAGHETTLPITLDQMIYHASSVVRAIDRSLVIVDLPFGSYQSDPKEALRSAIRIMKESGGHAVKMEGGKEVKDSIKRILNAGIPVMGHLGLTPQSIYKFGTYTVRAKEEQEAQQLKEDALMLEKLGCFGIVVEKIPAALAKEVAESVSIPVIGIGAGDGVDGQVLVLHDMLGMTHEFNPRFLRRYMHLFEEMTKAIGQYVNDVKSEDFPNDEEQY